AATTACGCAAATTAAATAAAAAAACACGTTAAAAAAAATAACGTGGTTTTTTATATTTTTAACTAACCCTCTGATAAAAATTCATCGCCTTGAATTTTTAATATTAAGTCATTAATTGCGGTAATTTTTGCAAATAATACTATTTGATCATCTTTTTTCAAAATAGTTTTTTCATCGGGTAGAATCACTTTACCATTTCGCTTAATTTGAATAATATTTCAATCCTTATTGGCTGTTAAGTGTGATTCTTGAATACTTTTATCAACAACTCCTGGATCACTTACTATCATAGTAGTTGAAATAAAATCATCATCGATTGATTGTACGTCAATATCAATATCAAACATACTTCTAGTGGCAACCATTTTACCTGAGATAATATCAGGAATAATTACCTGATTTTCATCCAATCCTAATGCTAAGAGAATTCGTTTGTGACGTAAATCCTTGGCTTTAGCCATAATGTTTTCGATTCCTAAATCCAGTAAATTTAAGACAGTAATGATGGAAACCTCCATATTTGACCCAAAAGCCACTATTATCCCATCAAATTGCTTAATTCCGGCTTTTTCCATCGAAGTTTTGTTGGTAGCATCTAAAACAATCCCAACAACTCCGGGCATCGCTGCTAAACTACTATTTAAACGATGTTCATCAAAGTCAAAAACCACCACAGACTGTTTTTTGTCCTCTAATGTTTTGGCCACTGCAATTCCGAAGTTATTTGATCCAATTACTGCAAAACTTTTTTTTCTTGCCATAATATACCGCCTTTCGCTATAAGTTATTATACAACTAATCCATAATATTGTATAATAATAGTTGACTTAATTAAAGAGGTGATTTTGTGTTACATTTAATAGAAATCGATGATGAAAAAATGGATAAAACTAGTGACTCAGAATCACAAGTTAATAATCCAGCAGTAAAGAAAAAAAAACGATTTAAAGAATCTCGTCATGAAAGAATTCAAAAAAGACGTAAAAGCTTTTCTGGAGATGATGAAGATAAAAAAACCTTCTTTGCCAAACTAAAAAATTGATGACCTCTAAGTAAGGTTTCGGGTAAAATTTTATTAATATACCTATTAACTGTTTTGGCGGGAGGAATATTATTAATTATTCCAGGAGTTGTGATTAATCAGAGTTTTCACTGAGATTTTTTAACCGGAATATTCACAGCTTCTTCAGCTTTCTCTGATACAGGAATTACAATTTCAAATGCCGCTCAAGATTACTCATTTTGGGGCCAATTGCTGATCTTAATTATGATTCAAATTGGGGGAATTGGAATTTTAACATTTAAAATCGTTCTTTTAATATCATTGGGTAAGAAAATATCAATTGATGATCAATCTGTTGCTCAAAGTGAGCGCGGGAGTTCTCAACTTTCAAATACTGTGGAAATGATAAAAGATGGATTCATCTTTCTAACTTTTGTGGAAATATTTGGAGTAGTTTTCCTATTCTTTGGATTTTACTTCACCCCATTAGAATTCAATGAGTATTCTCAAATATACAAAGATGGTAACATTCCTGATTTCCAAAATCCTTACCATAGTTTTGAAAAATCAATTTGATTTGCAGTCTTTCACTCGGTTAGTGCTGTTAATAATGCTGGTTTTGATATTATATCTGGTAGCTCGTTACAGCCCTATAATTTAGCGGACAACCACGGTTATTTAATTCAATCAGTTATTTTAATTCAATGAGTAATTGGGGGATTGGGATATCCAACTTTCCACGATATTAAACAAAAAATTAAAGGTCGCAGAGAAGGTCGTATTGTAAAATGATCTTTATTCACTAAATTGAACTTTACAGTTTATTTATCACTATTTATTTTAGGTCCTTTGCTAGTTCTATTCTCGGAGTTATCACAAGGTAAAAGCAGTTATGTTTTAAACTATTACAGTGTCAAAATTGATAAAGAATTTTATGATGTCATTAGTGCTTATGAATATATTGGCCCTAAACCTTTTGGTCAGGCACTTATGGATATTTTCTTCAATGTAACTAGTTCGCGAAATGCCGGTTTTTCAAGTATCGACATTAATCAATTCAATGCTGGTTCTAAATTAATAATGTCAGTTTGAATGTTTATCGGATCGGCACCTTCCTCAACTGCGGGGGGAATTCGAACTACAACATTTGCCATTGTCACATTAGCTATTATTGGAATTATAAGAAACCGTAAATCAGTTTTTGCTTATCGCAAGAAAATTCCTGAGGAAACTGTTCGACGAAGTTTTGCTGTTTTCATTGTTGGGGTTATGGTAATTGTAGTTTCCACAGCTGTTATCTATATAGACAGTAACAAGGTTTTATCAAATCAACATGACGGGGATAAAACCATCATTGAGTTGATAACTTTAATTTGTTCAGCATTTGGAACGGTGGGATTAAATCCCTTTACCAGTGGACAGATGCTTAATTTGGGAGCGATTTCTAAAATAACTCTGGTCCTAATTATGTTTACCGGTCAATTAGGAATTTCAAACACACTTTTAGCATTTATCAAACATAACAACACCAAAAGTTATGACTATCTTGAAGAAGAGGTTGTAATTGGTTAGGAGGCATATTGTGAAAATATTAGATGGTAAAAAATTAGCGCAAAAAAGGTCGGATTTAATTTTAGACAAATTAGCGAAAAATAATCCTAAATTAAGAAAACCCAAGTTAGTGGTCGTTTTAGTGGGAAACGATAGTGCAAGCGAGGTTTATGTTAAGCACAAGAAAAAAGCTTGTGAAAAGGTGGGCATTGAATTTGAATTAATTAATTTTTTGGATTCTGTCAAACCCCAATTGGTTTTGGATAAAATTGATAAATTAAATAAGGATTCAAAAGTGGATGGAATTTTAATTCAACTTCCCTTACCAAAAGAGTGAAACGAAGAGGATTTCTTACAAGCCGTTGATTATAGCAAGGATGTCGATGGATTTCACTACATTAACCAGGGAAAACTTTACCAAGGTAATGAAACTTTCGTACCTTGTACTCCATTGGGAATAATTAAGCTACTAGAAGAATATGATATTAATTTAAAAGGCCAAAAGGTTACGGTTGTGGGAACTTCTAACATTGTTGGAAAACCCCTTATCGGAATGATGATCAATCGAGGAGCAACTGTTACTGCTTGTAATAAAAATACTTTAAACATTAAAACTCACACCAAAAAAGCAGATATTCTGATTTCAGCTACAGGATCGCAGTTTTTAATCACTAAAGATATGATTAAAAAGGGAGCAATTGTTATTGATGTAGGAATTACCAGAGATCTTAAAACCAATCGTTTAGTTGGTGATGTTGATTTTGACTCTGTTTGCAAAAAATCTGGTTATATTACTCCGGTTCCTGGAGGGGTTGGACCAATGACTGTTCAGATTTTGATTGAAAACACAATTAAAGCATATGATAATCATAAAAAGTAGTTATTTTGTGAAAAAAAATTGATAAAAAACTTGTTTTTGTATATTTCATTTGATATTATAAATAAGGTTCTTTATGGCTTTTTAGCTCAGTTGGTAGAGCAACCGGCTGTTAACCGGTTTGTCACAGGTTCGAGTCCTGTAAAAGCCGCCATTATCAATTTATTTTTGGCCCGTTGGTGAAGTGGTAAACACACACGGTTTTCATCCGTGGATACACGAGTTCGAACCTCGTACGGGCTACCATTTATTTTTTCGTGGAGTGCTAGCTCAGTTGGGAGAGCTCCTGCCTTACAAGCAGGCGGTCGGCGGTTCGAGCCCGTCGCACTCCACCATTTTTTTTACTTATTTTCGCTGATGTGGCTCAATTGGCAGAGCAACTGACTTGTAATCAGTAGGTTGTAGGTTCAAGTCCTATCATCAGCACCATTAAGAAGCTATTAGATGCATTTACTTTTTGTAAATGCATTTTTTTTTGGTAAAATACAATCATAGAAGTGAAGTGATTACGTGGCATATCCATTATTAGAAATTAATCTTGATAAAATAAAATTTAATTTGAAAGAAATTCAAAAAAAATGTGCCGCTAAAAACCTTGAGTTAGTGGTCGTTCAAAAACTACTTTCAGGTAGTGTTGAAATGGCTACTTTCCTAAGTGACAATGGTGTTAGTGTTATAGCTGATTCTAGGGTTTCGAATTTAAAGAATTTCAAAAATGTGAAATCAAAAAAAATGCTTTTAAGAATTCCGATGCACAGCGAAATAGAGGAAGTGTCAAAGTTTTGTGATTTTGTTCTAATTAGTGAGATTTCAACAATTAAGAAATTAGAACAAAGCTTACAAAAAATTGATAAAAAAATTGGTCTAATCTTAATGATCGAAACAGGAGATATTCGCGAGGGACTTTGAGATGAACAAAAGATTATGCAAACAGCTAGTGAAGTTAAGCAAATGAAAAATGTCTACTTACATGCAATTGGGACAAATTTTGCTTGTTATGGAGCAACTTGCCCAACAATCGAAAAACTAGAAAAATTAGCGCAATTGAAAAAAAATATTGAAAAAGTATGTGAAATGAAAATACCGACTATTAGCGGGGGTAGTTCAACCCACCTAACAATTTGAGATGATAAAGTTCCTGCTGAGATTAATCAAATTAGAGTGGGATCGGCTGTTTTGATGGGAATTGGTTTGAATGATGAACGTGTTTCATGATTAAAAGGAGAAACCTTCAAATTAAAAGCTGAAATTATTGAAGTTCAGGATAAGCCAAGCGCTTCGTGAGGACCAAGAGCTCTAGATGCATTTGCCAGAGAAGTTAATTTTGAAGATATTGGGGTCAGAAAAAAAGCCATCATTGCTTTAGGACGTCAAGATTGTCCAAGTGATGAAATAGTGCCCGTTGACCCCGGGATAAAGGTTCTAGGTTCTAGCAGTGATCATACGATTTTGGATATTACTGACTCAAACATTAAATATCAAGTTGGTGATATTATTGAATTTATTCCTACATATTTGGGTAATTTAAGTCTAACAACCAGTAATTATGTAGAGAAAAAATTCATTAAAAATTAAAATAAAATCTATTGAATATTAACTATTAAAATGATAATATTTTATTGTTTGCTTTAAGCAACAATATGTCTCGTTAGCTCAGCCGGTAGAGCAACTGGCTTTTAACCAGTGGGTCGCAAGTTCGAATCTTGCACGGGACACCATCATCCGGAATTGGCGGAATTGGCAGACGCACCAGACTTAGGATCTGGCGTGGTAACACGTGGGGGTTCAAGTCCCTTATTCCGGACCATTTTGAAGAAAAGAAACCACTCCGGTGGTTTTTTTGTTATAATTTTTTTGAAAGGATTTATTATGAAGGAAAAAAAATATGCAACTGCTCACGCACTGAGCATAGCTCAACTTTGTTTTGCTGTTGGAGGTATAATAATTACTGCATCGGCTTTTGGGTTCATGGCATTATTCGTGGATCCCGCTTCCGCTTCTATTTTGCTTATTCTAGGTTTTTTTGTAACAGCACTTGCTTCACTTGGTTTAATTTTGCCAATAATCTCAATGAGTATTATTAAATCAGAAAGTAAAAAAGGATTCACAGGCACCCATACGGTACTAGCTATTTTTCAAATTATATTAGGAGGATTGTTTGGTTTGATTGCTGGGATCTTTATTTTACT
This Spiroplasma endosymbiont of Panorpa germanica DNA region includes the following protein-coding sequences:
- a CDS encoding bifunctional 5,10-methylenetetrahydrofolate dehydrogenase/5,10-methenyltetrahydrofolate cyclohydrolase codes for the protein MKILDGKKLAQKRSDLILDKLAKNNPKLRKPKLVVVLVGNDSASEVYVKHKKKACEKVGIEFELINFLDSVKPQLVLDKIDKLNKDSKVDGILIQLPLPKEWNEEDFLQAVDYSKDVDGFHYINQGKLYQGNETFVPCTPLGIIKLLEEYDINLKGQKVTVVGTSNIVGKPLIGMMINRGATVTACNKNTLNIKTHTKKADILISATGSQFLITKDMIKKGAIVIDVGITRDLKTNRLVGDVDFDSVCKKSGYITPVPGGVGPMTVQILIENTIKAYDNHKK
- a CDS encoding potassium transporter TrkG encodes the protein MLHLIEIDDEKMDKTSDSESQVNNPAVKKKKRFKESRHERIQKRRKSFSGDDEDKKTFFAKLKNWWPLSKVSGKILLIYLLTVLAGGILLIIPGVVINQSFHWDFLTGIFTASSAFSDTGITISNAAQDYSFWGQLLILIMIQIGGIGILTFKIVLLISLGKKISIDDQSVAQSERGSSQLSNTVEMIKDGFIFLTFVEIFGVVFLFFGFYFTPLEFNEYSQIYKDGNIPDFQNPYHSFEKSIWFAVFHSVSAVNNAGFDIISGSSLQPYNLADNHGYLIQSVILIQWVIGGLGYPTFHDIKQKIKGRREGRIVKWSLFTKLNFTVYLSLFILGPLLVLFSELSQGKSSYVLNYYSVKIDKEFYDVISAYEYIGPKPFGQALMDIFFNVTSSRNAGFSSIDINQFNAGSKLIMSVWMFIGSAPSSTAGGIRTTTFAIVTLAIIGIIRNRKSVFAYRKKIPEETVRRSFAVFIVGVMVIVVSTAVIYIDSNKVLSNQHDGDKTIIELITLICSAFGTVGLNPFTSGQMLNLGAISKITLVLIMFTGQLGISNTLLAFIKHNNTKSYDYLEEEVVIG
- a CDS encoding alanine racemase, with the protein product MAYPLLEINLDKIKFNLKEIQKKCAAKNLELVVVQKLLSGSVEMATFLSDNGVSVIADSRVSNLKNFKNVKSKKMLLRIPMHSEIEEVSKFCDFVLISEISTIKKLEQSLQKIDKKIGLILMIETGDIREGLWDEQKIMQTASEVKQMKNVYLHAIGTNFACYGATCPTIEKLEKLAQLKKNIEKVCEMKIPTISGGSSTHLTIWDDKVPAEINQIRVGSAVLMGIGLNDERVSWLKGETFKLKAEIIEVQDKPSASWGPRALDAFAREVNFEDIGVRKKAIIALGRQDCPSDEIVPVDPGIKVLGSSSDHTILDITDSNIKYQVGDIIEFIPTYLGNLSLTTSNYVEKKFIKN
- a CDS encoding TrkA family potassium uptake protein, which codes for MARKKSFAVIGSNNFGIAVAKTLEDKKQSVVVFDFDEHRLNSSLAAMPGVVGIVLDATNKTSMEKAGIKQFDGIIVAFGSNMEVSIITVLNLLDLGIENIMAKAKDLRHKRILLALGLDENQVIIPDIISGKMVATRSMFDIDIDVQSIDDDFISTTMIVSDPGVVDKSIQESHLTANKDWNIIQIKRNGKVILPDEKTILKKDDQIVLFAKITAINDLILKIQGDEFLSEG